The genomic stretch GAAATGATTATATCCGTTTGGAGAAGATTAATATCCTAACCGGTGGATTCTACCTTCCACCGATCAATCTGAAAATAATGGCAACTAATGCAAGAACCAAAAGTATGTGGATCAGACCTGTGACGCTGTAGACGAATACTCCGACTAGCCAGCCGATTAAAAGAATTACAGCAATAATGTACAATAGTGAACTCATAATTATAGGATTTATATTTTTTGTATTTCCCTCAAAATCCAATTCTAGTGCCATCGGAAGAAAACCCCCGAAATGCAGCATGGGTAAGCATTGTTAGAATTGGATGCTTTTGGTTGGGAAATATTAATCCCATAATGGGGCATTGGTTAGCTTTTGCACGAGTTTAATCATCAATTTATCCACAACCCTCATAGCTTCCCCCTGATGATCATAATAAGTGCTTAGACTGATATGGGATGATATTGCCATGAATACGATGGTCTGATGAGAGGATCAGCACATTTTGGAATCAACCTTAAAAGTTGAGGGATTTTCACAAACGTTACTACGGAACGAGAATGAATCAAAGACTCATGCCTCCATCGATCACACGTTCCTATGGAACGAATTGATATTGCTTGATAGGAACCGAATAAAGCAAAGCAAATTTTAGGTCCTTAGAAAATGCATAAAACTCACCCAGTGCAAAGGCATGGTAGGCATGTCCGTTCTTAACTTATTTAAAACATGAGCACAAATACATCAGCAGAATCATTCAATGCAACAAGGAAGGCATTTAGGGCTCAGTTTAGAGGAGTTACTAACATTGAATTCTTCCTATTTAGACTATCAAATATTTATGCATAAAGTAACCAGTACCCCAGTTATTCCGACTGGTCTAATTTCTTCCTCCAAAAATCGCTGAGCCAATCCTTACCATCGTACTTCCTTCTTCCTGAGCGATCAGGTAGTCTCCGCTCATGCCCATGGAGATATCCTCCATTTGCACAAATTCAGGAAGATGACGGTTTTTGATTTCGTCAAAAAGATTTTTTAAAGTCTTGAATTCTCTCCTTACCTGTTCTGAGTTGTCGGTAAAAGTAGCCATTCCCATCAGCCCCTGAATTCGGACATGGCTCAGCTGGAGAAAATCAGGATCGGCAAACATCCCGTCCAGTTCATTTTTATCAAACCCAAATTTGGTTTCCTCCTGGGCTATGTGGACCTGGAGTAAAACAGAAAGTACCCGACCGGCTTTTTTGCCCTGCTTATTGATTTCCCGGAGTAATTTGAAGGAATCTACCCCGTGGATCAGATGGACAAACGGAGCTATGTATTTGACCTTATTGCTTTGCAAATGCCCTATCATGTGCCAGCGGACATCGTCAGGCATTTCAGGATGCTTAGTCTGGAGCTCCTGTACCTTATTCTCACCAAAATCCCGGATACCTGCAGCATAAGCCTCTTTCAAATCTGAAAGTGGCTTTGTTTTACTGACGGCGATTAGTTGGCAATGTGGATTTGTGAACGTTTTTTTTATCGCTTCTAGGTTGGCTTTGATATCCATTTTCTATTTTTATGCTTTACTTTTTTTTAAAAGGCCCAAAACAAAGATATGGCGATCATTAGTACTTTGCTAAAAAAAGGCATACGCCTGAGAGAGAGTTTAGAGCAGGAGTATTCACGTCCATTGGAGCTTCAGCGACAGGAATTGAAGAAATTACTGATTTATGCAGCCGAAACTGAAATAGGCAGAAAGTATGATTTTCCGAAAATTCTAAATGGCTTTCGCTGGGGGGAGAGTGAGTTTTATGAACGCTTCAAATCCCAAGTGCCTATATATGACTACAATCGTATCCACGACGAATGGTGGTATAAATTACTTGAAGGAAAATCCAACGTCACCTGGCCTGGGCCAGTACGTCATTTCGCCCTTAGCAGTGGTACTTCTGGAGCTACTTCAAAGTTTATCCCCATTACCAAGGATATGGTCAAAGCCATCCGAAGAACTGGAGTGCGGCAGATCCTTTCCTTATCAAAATATGATTTGCCTGCTTCCTTATTGACCAAAGGGATTCTGATGTTGGGCGGGAGTACTGATCT from Algoriphagus sp. NG3 encodes the following:
- a CDS encoding lmo0937 family membrane protein — translated: MSSLLYIIAVILLIGWLVGVFVYSVTGLIHILLVLALVAIIFRLIGGR
- a CDS encoding YggS family pyridoxal phosphate-dependent enzyme, with amino-acid sequence MDIKANLEAIKKTFTNPHCQLIAVSKTKPLSDLKEAYAAGIRDFGENKVQELQTKHPEMPDDVRWHMIGHLQSNKVKYIAPFVHLIHGVDSFKLLREINKQGKKAGRVLSVLLQVHIAQEETKFGFDKNELDGMFADPDFLQLSHVRIQGLMGMATFTDNSEQVRREFKTLKNLFDEIKNRHLPEFVQMEDISMGMSGDYLIAQEEGSTMVRIGSAIFGGRN